TAGAGAAACACCTGGACTTACAAGTTGGCTTATTGACCATCAATACCGGTTGCACGAGCGCCAAATGCTCATGATTTGGTCTGGGCATGCACCGACGCGGCCGCATTCTCCGTTGGTTCAAGAAGTGCTGACCCCTGAGCAGTTAGCTGGAGTGAACGCATTAGATCATCGCGTTTTTCATGATCCGGTGTTAGAAGGAGCAAATCTGCACAAAGAGTTACAGCGATTGCAGCCGGATTCCCGCCGATTATTTTATGTATCAGCTGGGGACCAGGTAATATCGGCAGGGGGATTGACCCGGTTCGACAGGTGGGCATTGTTATGGGGCGGGGAAACGCATCCCGACTTTCGGCAAAACGGGTGGTATCGTCTTGTGGTCGAACACCGTCTTTTTATCGCCCTAAATCAGTGGGCAGTCGATTTTGCTGCAACATATGCTAACAACGAGACATCGGCACCGATTTTAGCGAAAATGGGCTTTCAGTTGTGGGAGGTGCATGATATTTATGCTCCCCCGCAAACAAGCCACATATCCAGCTTGTTATAGCGTTATGAAAAAACGAAAGGCCGCTGGCGGCCTTTCGCTATGTTAATCGACTTTGGTGGTTCGGTAATACCAATCCTTTTGATTTTCCCCTTTTTCTTGAAGACGTTTATGCATCTCGTCTGTCGTGGCTGGGGGAGGCACGATAGCAGGTTGTCCCGGGGTCCAGTCGGCAGGAATGGCGACGCCTTGTTTGGCACTGGTTTGCAGACCATCGATAACCCGCAAGATTTCGTCGATGTTTCGTCCGAGGTTGAGGGGATAATAAATCAACGCCCGGACAATTCCTTGATCGTCAATGAAGAAAACCGTTCGCACGGTAGTGGTCGCAGACGCTCCGGGAGCAACCATTCCGTAAAGGCGGGACACCTTCTGATCGAGATCGGCAATGACCGGGAACGGAATTTGCACACCAAAATTCTGTTCGATATTTGCTTGCCATGCTAAATGGGAATAGACTGAGTCAACGGAGAGACCGATGAGCTGAACGTTGCGCTCCTCAAACTGGGGAGCTCGTCGCGCAAACGCGACAAATTCCGATGTTCAGACTGGGGTAAAGTCTGCAGGGTGCGAAAACAAGACCACCCATTTGCCGCGGAATTGGCTGAGTTTAATGGGGCCATGCGTTGAGTTTGCTTCAAAATCGGGCGCCGGATCCCCGATTCCGGGAAGGCACACACGAGCATCGTCCATACACTTACCTCCTACCTATATTGTCACCCGCCCAAATCAGAAATTTAACTGTCTGGGACAGGCATTTATATTATACGCAATAATTAGGGCTTGTTCTCGGGATGGCCTGACTGGCGTGAAAATACCATTCAGGTTACGCGTTTCATGCTACACTTGCGCTATGATCGTCCGACAAAACAGGGAACGGAAGATGGATGCAAAATGAACCGAAGCCATCGATAAGTGACAAAAGTACAGCAACGATCGAAAAAAAACGAAGACATACATGACGAAAGGAGGAATTCCTGGTTTGTACTGGAGGGGTTATAGCAGGTAAGATACCCCGTTATGCTAATGAGCCAGGAACACGACCATGCTCCAAGGCGTTGATGAAGTGGTATTTTTTGTTAAGGATATCGAAGAAGTAAAGCGATGGATCCAAAATCTCTTGCAGTGCCCTGTGGTCTTTGAGTCTCCCGAATATTGCGCGGTATTGGTCGGTAATACCAAAATTGGTCTTCATCTACGTGATGAAAAAAATTCAGGGACTGGAAGCGGGCAAGTGGCGTATTGGCATGTTCATGATATGGAGCATGTGATAAAGAAATTTCAAGATGCTGGGTGTCGTCTTTACCGAGGTCCGATTCGGGGAATGGACGGGCCTATGGTCTGTCAAATGCAAGATCCATTTGGCAACATATGGGGATTTGTGGATTATAGCGTTCTGAATCCTTCGTGTGATTAGGCAAAAACATTTACAAATTTAGAAGGAATTTGTCATAACAGTGTCGAATAATTTGTCGAATCGTATGTCTATTCATTCTTATGCACACATTGCAAACTCATTCAGCAGGAGGACATCGTACATGCAGCGTCGTTTGGCTCTTATGTCAGCTGTCGGATTAATCGGCGTCACTGCGTTGGCGGGCTGCGGCACGTCCAATGCTTCAGCTAATACGCACTCAACCACGGGCGGAACCGTCGTGGTAGCCGAAGCACCACAAACGCCACCGAACTGGTTTTTCCCCGTCTTTAGTTCATCCGCTTATACCGAAATTAACGCCCAGATTCAATTTCTAATGTACCGCCCTTTAATTTACCTGAATAAAGAAAATCAGGTAGATTACGCCAAATCTCTCGTCAGCAAAATTCAGGTCAATCCCCAAGATAACGAGTTTACATTGACCTTGAATCATAAATACAAATGGTCGGATGGCAAACCTATTACGGCCCAAGATGTTGTCTTTACGTGGGATTTGATGGATGCGGCGAGCCAACCGAATTCTCCCTGGCCTTATGGCCCAGCAGGAAGTGGCGGAGTGCCTAAAGACTGGAAAAGTGTGACGGCTGAAGGTCCTAACACCGTGGTGATTACCTTAGACAAATCGGTCAATCCGGCATGGTTTATCCACAACGGTCTCGGTCAAATTTCCCCGGTTCCCGAATTC
The Sulfobacillus thermosulfidooxidans DNA segment above includes these coding regions:
- a CDS encoding VOC family protein yields the protein MLQGVDEVVFFVKDIEEVKRWIQNLLQCPVVFESPEYCAVLVGNTKIGLHLRDEKNSGTGSGQVAYWHVHDMEHVIKKFQDAGCRLYRGPIRGMDGPMVCQMQDPFGNIWGFVDYSVLNPSCD
- a CDS encoding peroxiredoxin, with protein sequence MDDARVCLPGIGDPAPDFEANSTHGPIKLSQFRGKWVVLFSHPADFTPVUTSEFVAFARRAPQFEERNVQLIGLSVDSVYSHLAWQANIEQNFGVQIPFPVIADLDQKVSRLYGMVAPGASATTTVRTVFFIDDQGIVRALIYYPLNLGRNIDEILRVIDGLQTSAKQGVAIPADWTPGQPAIVPPPATTDEMHKRLQEKGENQKDWYYRTTKVD